One window of Mauremys reevesii isolate NIE-2019 linkage group 4, ASM1616193v1, whole genome shotgun sequence genomic DNA carries:
- the LRRC4C gene encoding leucine-rich repeat-containing protein 4C, which produces MLNKMTLHPQQIMIGPRFNRALFDPLLVVLLALQLLVVAGLVRAQTCPSVCSCSNQFSKVICVRKNLREVPDGISTNTRLLNLHENQIQIIKVNSFKHLRHLEILQLSRNHIRTIEIGAFNGLANLNTLELFDNRLTTIPNGAFVYLSKLKELWLRNNPIESIPSYAFNRIPSLRRLDLGELKRLSYISEGAFEGLSNLRYLNLAMCNLREIPNLTPLIKLDELDLSGNHLTAIRPGSFQGLMHLQKLWMIQSQIQVIERNAFDNLQSLVEINLAHNNLTLLPHDLFTPLRLERIHLHHNPWNCNCDILWLSWWIKDKAPSNTACCARCNTPPSLKGRYIGELDLNYFTCYAPVIVEPPADLNVTEGMAAELKCRASTSLTSVSWITPNGSVMTHGAYRVRIAVLSDGTLNFTKVTVQDTGLYTCMVSNSVGNTTASATLNVTALDNGYTYFSTVTVETMEPSQDEARTTEQIGPTPVIDWETTNVTTSLTPQSTRSTEKTFTIPVTDASNGIPGIDEVMKTTKIIIGCFVAITLMAAVMLVIFYKMRKQHHRQNHHAPTRTVEIINVDDELTGDTPIESHLPMPAIEHEHLNHYNSYKSPFNHTTTVNTINSIHSSVHEPLLIRMNSKDNVQETQI; this is translated from the coding sequence ATGTTGAACAAGATGACCTTACATCCACAGCAGATAATGATAGGTCCTAGGTTTAACAGGGCCCTATTTGACCCCCTGCTTGTGGTGCTACTGGCTCTTCAACTTCTTGTGGTGGCTGGTCTAGTCAGGGCTCAAACTTGCCCTTCTGTCTGCTCCTGCAGCAACCAGTTCAGCAAAGTGATCTGTGTGCGGAAGAATCTGAGAGAGGTTCCAGACGGCATCTCCACCAACACACGGTTATTGAATCTCCATGAGAACCAGATCCAAATAATTAAAGTGAATAGCTTCAAACATTTGAGACACCTGGAAATCTTGCAGTTGAGTAGAAATCACATTAGAACCATTGAAATAGGGGCCTTCAATGGTCTGGCCAATCTCAACACTCTGGAACTTTTTGACAATCGTCTTACCACCATCCCTAATGGGGCTTTTGTATACCTGTCAAAACTGAAGGAGCTTTGGTTGAGAAACAATCCTATAGAGAGCATCCCTTCTTATGCTTTTAACAGAATCCCTTCCCTACGTAGATTGGATTTGGGGGAATTAAAAAGGCTTTCATACATCTCAGAAGGTGCCTTTGAAGGTCTATCCAATTTGAGGTATTTGAACCTTGCCATGTGCAACCTTCGAGAGATCCCTAACCTCACACCACTCATAAAACTGGATGAGTTAGATCTTTCTGGGAACCATCTGACAGCCATCAGGCCGGGGTCCTTCCAAGGGTTAATGCATCTTCAAAAATTGTGGATGATACAGTCCCAGATTCAAGTGATTGAAAGGAATGCCTTTGATAACCTTCAGTCACTGGTGGAAATCAACCTGGCACACAACAACCTAACACTACTGCCTCATGATCTCTTCACACCACTCCGCCTAGAAAGGATCCACCTGCACCACAATCCTTGGAACTGCAACTGTGACATTCTTTGGCTCAGCTGGTGGATTAAGGACAAAGCACCCTCCAACACTGCATGCTGTGCTCGCTGCAACACACCCCCCAGTTTGAAAGGAAGGTACATCGGTGAGCTGGACCTGAATTATTTCACGTGTTATGCTCCGGTGATAGTGGAGCCACCAGCAGACCTCAACGTCACAGAAGGCATGGCTGCAGAACTGAAATGCCGAGCATCGACCTCCCTGACCTCTGTATCTTGGATTACTCCAAATGGATCGGTTATGACGCATGGGGCATACCGAGTTCGGATTGCTGTGCTCAGTGATGGCACATTAAATTTTACAAAGGTGACCGTGCAAGACACGGGCTTGTATACCTGCATGGTGAGTAACTCTGTTGGGAATACTACAGCTTCTGCCACACTGAACGTCACTGCACTGGACAATGGTTACACATACTTTTCAACTGTCACGGTAGAGACTATGGAACCTTCTCAGGATGAGGCACGGACCACAGAGCAGATTGGGCCCACACCAGTTATTGACTGGGAGACCACTAATGTGACAACTTCTCTTACTCCACAGAGCACAAGGTCGACAGAGAAAACATTTACCATCCCAGTGACAGATGCAAGCAATGGGATCCCAGGAATAGATGAGGTTATGAAGACTACCAAAATCATAATTGGTTGTTTTGTGGCTATCACTCTCATGGCCGCTGTGATGCTGGTAATTTTCTACAAAATGAGGAAACAGCATCACCGGCAGAACCACCATGCTCCAACACGGACTGTAGAGATCATTAACGTGGATGATGAGCTTACAGGTGATACACCCATAGAGAGTCACTTGCCCATGCCAGCGATAGAGCATGAGCACCTAAATCATTATAACTCTTATAAGTCTCCTTTCAACCACACAACAACAGTTAACACAATAAATTCAATACACAGTTCAGTGCATGAACCGTTATTGATCAGAATGAACTCAAAAGACAATGTACAAGAGACTCAGAtctaa